Proteins encoded in a region of the Nonomuraea helvata genome:
- a CDS encoding CHAP domain-containing protein produces the protein MAKFRITGATKTNIARAVLGATVLASGLGAHMGTAAAAEKLPVTAAAANTHDDDRAKRETKISVTAAQVLALAKSQVGISENAYGGGTPYQKWYAASQRAAETIARDGGTRAEYINAPWCAMFVSWVGEHTGARPQVGWDAYTVAYAKWFQANQRFGSVAKPGAVVFFSWSGSKDLDAINHVGFVEKDNGDGTISTVEGNTGNGKVEERIRPTSQVVGYGYPQYAG, from the coding sequence ATGGCCAAATTCCGCATTACCGGTGCCACGAAGACCAACATCGCCCGAGCCGTGCTCGGTGCGACCGTCCTCGCCTCCGGGCTCGGCGCCCACATGGGTACCGCCGCCGCCGCGGAGAAGCTGCCGGTCACCGCGGCCGCCGCCAACACACACGACGACGACCGCGCCAAGCGGGAGACCAAGATCAGTGTTACCGCCGCCCAGGTCCTGGCGCTCGCCAAGTCCCAGGTCGGCATCTCGGAGAACGCCTACGGCGGCGGCACGCCGTACCAGAAGTGGTACGCCGCCTCGCAGCGGGCCGCCGAGACCATCGCCCGCGACGGCGGCACCCGCGCCGAATACATCAACGCGCCGTGGTGCGCGATGTTCGTCTCCTGGGTCGGCGAGCACACCGGCGCCCGCCCGCAGGTCGGCTGGGACGCCTACACCGTCGCCTACGCCAAGTGGTTCCAGGCCAACCAGCGCTTCGGCTCCGTCGCCAAGCCCGGCGCCGTCGTGTTCTTCTCCTGGAGCGGCAGCAAGGACCTCGACGCCATCAACCACGTCGGGTTCGTCGAGAAGGACAACGGCGACGGCACCATCTCGACCGTCGAGGGCAACACCGGCAACGGCAAGGTCGAGGAGCGCATCCGCCCGACCTCCCAGGTCGTCGGCTACGGCTACCCGCAGTACGCCGGCTGA